The DNA segment GCCCCCCATGCCGGAGGACTGTCCCGCCAGGCCCGGAGGGTTATCTCCACCGCCATCGAGCTGGCGACTTCCCCCCCTTCGTAGCCGCCTACGCCATCGGCAACGGCGAACACTGCATTGTGGGCGCTTTCGATCAGATGACCGCAGGAATCCTCGTTGTGCGAGCGCTTGGTACCGACATCCGAGAGCGCTGCCAAATCAAAGGCCAGCGCTTCGGGAGCGGAACTGGACGGGCTCAGAGGCGGTTGGTTAGCACTCACCGGTGGTTGGGGCCGCACAGGATAGCAGAAAAGATCAGGGGCGAACGACGCATCTCCCACGCCGCTCGCCCCTTGGGTTAGTCAATCAAGCGAGCTCAGGCCGGTCTGGCGGCCAGAATCGTCTCCTTGCCACGCTTGCGGGAATTGCGGGAGAAGTAGATAGCCCCATAGATACCCCACACGATCGAGATTCCCACTGCCATTAACGGCTCCTTCACGCTGCCCAGGCCCATGAGCGGACCAATGATGTAAAAGGCCATGCAGGCAACATTGGCGACCGCGCCGAACACGGGAATGGCCATGTGTTTGAGCCCGTGGAACATGTCATGCTCTCGATATGCCACTATACAGATGATGTTGGTGAGTCCGTAGACCGCAAAAGTCCCGAAGTTGGAGATCAGAGTCACCAGGGCCAGCCCGTTCGGCATCGCGGTGAGTGACGCGTTGGAACTCATGCCGAAAGCGTACCAGATGTTGTGCGGCAGAGTGGCGATGGTCTTATCGTCGGGAGCTGAGGCGCCGGCGAAGAAGTAGATGGCCGCGTAGCCACCGAGGATCGCCGAGATAACTGCGAGGGTCCAAATCGCGCGATGCGGGGTCAGGTTATCGCCGTGCAGGAAGCCGAAGTGCTCAGGAACTTCCGCGTCACGACCCATCGCATAGGTGACGCGCGCTCCGGTGTTAATGCAGCTCAGGGTCGTGCCAATCAGGGCGAGAAAGACGGTCAGCGCTGTGACCAGCATGAAGGCTTCGCCGTGTCCACCCAGCAGCACATTG comes from the Candidatus Binataceae bacterium genome and includes:
- a CDS encoding protein phosphatase 2C domain-containing protein: MAALSDVGTKRSHNEDSCGHLIESAHNAVFAVADGVGGYEGGEVASSMAVEITLRAWRDSPPAWGA